One window from the genome of Dermacentor silvarum isolate Dsil-2018 chromosome 7, BIME_Dsil_1.4, whole genome shotgun sequence encodes:
- the LOC119459265 gene encoding uncharacterized protein LOC119459265: MGDSTSLPELAPEMGDDILQGVAELRPGTPQARSSALNLLLKEASRMFPLPQASQDGTPKRLSPAFLKGAARRTRGARRIPRRHLTMTELQSPAKRDDTTPSSSSPSSSRTSSSSPADGVDSAASSSTSRPSSPFAGSSTCSPAASPLGLGGETGEDTQAPSPSSAPRGEAAADGTAGHDAADLGRPPTTPLDGEHTMAAESLPRAGVMANLPPTTRAAPPDRRLPRPPRGSPGRTAPRDSNSAASLDSCHPSPRSLSQRRADPRSAGGNPTHLLGPRPKPSAPSRVPATVSPTPEDPASCQTVLYRPTSRKAHFLATSRDAIAAFLSGVPGAHRVRANIRRNVVAVDALAGADLMALLAVRVICDVHVRAKALALNTCCGTLFAVDPAFDESTIIEGLESSAPVLSATRNGDAVVLRFAGSMVPAAVHLFRQRRVVYPRLPRPLQCGRCGLFGHATVTCHRDERCLRCAGRHPAGACTAERARCLHCGGPHAATEPSCPNWQLERRVACILDSTQPRITRRQALTIARNAAPPPASPSQRRPAESRVPERRPSAPVQPGRSFRDALTSDTGAPTTTNNSGPAQPPSTTTQDARGLVATAPTTTNNSAPAQPPSTATQDTHALVATALASALRAALHSVPADSPHSATTCQLASCTASPCADPSHPAGRSRASVYVRAGLAQAVVRVDDLPCANAECVAVTVRVGSTDTCVASVYVRAGKRWDTEFIVRLCDRVGGDLVVCGDFNSHHSAWGCARDDANGRSLLESVLRAGLFVANTGSVTFDLSLVSERCHYVWRRSPDTRGSDHFPIFLVPHAAAHLPTRSYSVVNWPRFRKLCAAVPVSEGGLFRHIAVCARAATTRCVVPAGTPVPDMKQLNLRAARRRAERKAIRTDRREHWTLYNRLDAVCRRHARQRRNASWASLCFSLDDARARSRPWRILGGILRPRVPRCPALSIAVARGITSAQLAELLAATFCPPPAVSSRPTAILQPQPHPRRELMAPQRYFPSTGILAEIDALCAADFTIGELRAVLSARKRRSAPGSDGITYQMLRNFDSGQLQLLLDAFNEVWRTGTIPSEWSEAVVVPLLKAGKPPSNPASYRPVSLTSAAGKVLEAMALRRLEWIAEALDTFAAEQSGFRRFRATADSLADVVATLEEAKHRGDASYLVLLDVVSAFDQLPHATILDALRAMGIAGRMLRYVGAFLSGRSMRRIGDYIPQLPEYEVRVAVYADDIALFAAGPTERGRAVRRCVQSALDAVDAYISGIGLTLSAAKTEALLVHPRYGARYEVPRLTLRGASLPWRRRVRYLGLLVDHRLNWQPAVAALRKGTRRVACAARSLMARGQGCSPTLALRVYNSVASARVLYGLPLADIHPSKWEALDADHRAVVRQLLCLPQSSQGAQHHRAPNFIERLHRSPHGHRLVDRFFSLPNSCMGRRVAEFAGLVNSGPSCAWLPPPPPPPHRRRRLDIRTTVPGVRGKRNTAACALRQETAAVIEEQLAGRVLVYTDGSVLRDGAASAACFAPELSAQSQCRVLHAVSSTHAELAAIDLAAKLLYQRRVARAAILTDSRAALCLLAGEDHGPTLIQRLHRKLDGVCELGCDLVFQWVPSHVGLPGNEEADRLAKEAHTLPVPRSLLVTPFDVARHTVAGYLRSWHPDPRVAAGSPPKLLPRRGLGRRDRALLLRLRIGCCRTAERVHRLSGLGSPYCDSCSGVETLDHVLLQCPAYAAERGPLLAAYRRLGIPSDSARGLLFPATHPSIAKRAYAALLEYLEDTNLCQRL; this comes from the exons ATGGGTGATTCTACATCGTTGCCTGAACTCGCCCCCGAGATGGGCGACGACATCTTGCAGGGCGTAGCCGAGTTACGGCCCGGCACCCCTCAGGCACGCTCAAGCGCGCTGAACCTCCTACTGAAGGAGGCGAGCCGCATGTTCCCGTTGCCCCAGGCCAGCCAAGATGGGACACCTAAGCGGCTCTCGCCCGCCTTCCTCAAAGGAGCCGCTCGGAGAACCCGCGGTGCCCGCAGGATCCCGCGGCGGCACCTCACAATGACCGAGCTGCAAAGCCCGGCCAAACGGGACGACACCACCCCATCATCGTCGTCTCCATCCAGCAGCCGCACGAGCTCCTCGTCGCCAGCTGACGGCGTCGACTCCGCCGCATCATCGTCAACCAGCAGGCCGTCGTCTCCCTTCGCCGGCTCCTCTACCTGCTCGCCGGCAGCCTCCCCCCTGGGCCTCGGAGGCGAAACAGGGGAAGACACCCAGGCGCCGTCACCTTCCTCTGCCCCACGCGGGGAGGCGGCGGCGGACGGCACCGCGGGACACGACGCCGCGGATCTCGGACGTCCCCCCACCACCCCGCTCGATGGCGAGCACACGATGGCCGCCGAGTCACTCCCGCGGGCGGGTGTCATGGCGAACCTGCCCCCGACAACGAGAGCAGCACCCCCCGATCGCCGGCTGCCTCGTCCTCCTCGCGGATCGCCGGGGCGGACGGCGCCGCGGGACAGCAACAGCGCGGCTTCTCTCGATTCCTGCCACCCATCCCCGAGGTCGCTGAGCCAGAGGAGAGCCGACCCCC GCTCTGCCGGAGGCAACCCGACCCATCTACTGGGGCCGCGCCCAAAGCCCTCCGCACCCTCGAGGGTGCCCGCCACCGTGTCTCCCACGCCAGAAGATCCGGCCAGCTGCCAAACGGTCCTGTACAGACCTACGAGCAGGAAGGCGCATTTCCTGGCAACATCGCGCGATGCGATCGCCGCCTTCCTGTCCGGGGTCCCGGGAGCGCACCGGGTGCGAGCCAACATCCGCCGGAACGTGGTGGCCGTCGACGCGCTTGCGGGCGCGGACCTCATGGCCCTGCTGGCTGTCCGggtgatctgcgacgtgcacgTGAGGGCGAAAGCCCTGGCCCTCAACACGTGCTGTGGCACGCTTTTCGCCGTGGACCCGGCATTCGACGAGTCCACCATCATCGAGGGCCTGGAGTCGTCCGCGCCGGTGCTCTCGGCCACGAGGAATGGCGACGCCGTCGTCCTGCGCTTCGCCGGTTCCATGGTGCCCGCGGCGGTTCACCTCTTCCGACAGCGGCGGGTCGTCTATCCACGGCTGCCCCGTCCCCTGCAGTGCGGTCGCTGCGGCCTTTTCGGCCACGCCACCGTGACGTGCCATCGGGACGAGCGCTGCCTGCGGTGTGCCGGGCGGCACCCCGCGGGTGCCTGCACGGCTGAGCGGGCTCGCTGTCTCCACTGCGGCGGCCCACATGCTGCCACGGAGCCGAGCTGCCCCAACTGGCAGCTCGAACGAAGGGTGGCCTGCATCCTGGACAGCACTCAGCCACGCATCACGCGTCGCCAGGCGCTCACCATCGCCCGGAATGCTGCCCCACCTCCGGCTTCCCCCTCGCAGCGGCGGCCCGCTGAATCACGGGTTCCCGAGCGGCGCCCCTCCGCCCCGGTGCAACCTGGTCGCTCGTTCCGGGACGCCCTGACCAGTGACACTGGAGCACCTACGACCACCAACAACAGCGGCCCGGCGCAGCCCCCCAGCACCACAACCCAGGACGCGCGCGGGCTAGTCGCAACGGCTCCCACGACCACCAACAACAGTGCTCCGGCGCAGCCCCCCAGCACCGCAACGCAGGACACGCACGCGCTGGTCGCAACGGCTCTCGCGTCGGCACTTCGTGCGGCCCTTCACTCGGTACCAGCCGACTCGCCG CATAGTGCCACCACCTGCCAGCTGGCGTCATGCACGGCCAGTCCGTGCGCCGACCCCTCCCACCCGGCTGGTCGGTCGCGCGCATCAGTTTACGTGCGTGCTGGCCTTGCCCAGGCCGTAGTGCGCGTCGACGATTTGCCGTGCGCGAATGCCGAGTGCGTGGCAGTGACCGTGCGTGTCGGATCCACAGACACATGTGTCGCCAGCGTTTACGTTCGTGCTGGTAAGCGCTGGGACACTGAGTTCATTGTGCGCCTGTGCGATCGTGTTGGGGGGGACCTCGTGGTGTGCGGGGACTTCAATTCCCATCACTCTGCGTGGGGCTGTGCACGCGACGACGCGAACGGTCGGAGTCTGTTGGAGTCCGTGCTGCGGGCCGGCCTGTTCGTGGCCAACACCGGCAGTGTCACGTTCGATCTCTCGCTCGTGTCGGAGCGGTGCCACTACGTCTGGCGTCGCAGCCCCGACACGCGGGGGTCGGACCACTTCCCGATTTTCCTCGTGCCTCACGCTGCCGCCCACCTGCCCACGAGGAGCTACAGTGTAGTGAACTGGCCGCGTTTCCGGAAACTGTGTGCTGCAGTGCCAGTCTCCGAGGGCGGCCTCTTCCGGCACATCGCCGTCTGTGCGCGTGCGGCAACGACCCGTTGTGTGGTGCCGGCTGGAACCCCTGTGCCGGACATGAAGCAGCTCAACCTGCGAGCTGCGCGTCGCAGAGCAGAGCGCAAAGCGATCCGCACGGACAGGAGGGAGCACTGGACCCTGTACAATCGATTGGACGCTGTCTGTCGTCGCCATGCGCGGCAGCGTCGCAATGCGAGCTGGGCCAGTCTGTGCTTCTCCCTGGACGatgcgcgcgctcgctcgcgtccGTGGCGCATCCTCGGCGGAATCCTGCGGCCCCGTGTGCCGCGCTGCCCCGcactctccatcgcggtggcACGCGGTATCACCAGCGCGCAGCTCGCAGAGCTGCTGGCCGCCACATTCTGCCCACCACCCGCAGTATCGTCGAGGCCGACGGCGATCCTGCAGCCCCAGCCCCACCCCAGGCGCGAGCTGATGGCCCCGCAGCGCTACTTCCCGTCGACGGGCATCCTGGCGGAGATTGACGCACTGTGCGCGGCTGACTTCACTATCGGTGAGCTGCGCGCGGTGCTGTCAGCACGGAAGCGCCGCTCTGCTCCCGGTTCCGACGGCATCACCTACCAGATGCTGCGGAACTTCGACAGCGGCCAACTTCAACTCCTGCTGGATGCCTTCAACGAGGTCTGGCGGACTGGCACCATTCCGAGCGAGTGGAGCGAGGCAGTGGTGGTGCCGCTGCTGAAAGCCGGCAAACCACCCAGCAACCCTGCCTCGTACAGGCCAGTCTCCCTCACGTCTGCTGCGGGCAAGGTGCTCGAGGCCATGGCGCTTCGGCGCCTCGAATGGATTGCCGAGGCGCTCGACACCTTCGCGGCAGAGCAGAGCGGATTCCGCCGATTTCGAGCCACCGCGGACTCCCTGGCCGATGTCGTCGCTACACTCGAGGAGGCCAAGCACCGCGGGGACGCGAGCTACCTCGTTCTCCTCGACGTGGTGAGCGCCTTCGACCAGCTGCCGCACGCCACCATCCTCGACGCGCTCCGTGCCATGGGGATCGCCGGGAGGATGCTCCGCTACGTGGGGGCGTTCCTCAGTGGTCGTTCGATGCGT CGCATCGGCGACTACATCCCCCAGCTGCCGGAGTACGAGGTTCGTGTCGcggtgtacgcggacgacattgcCCTGTTCGCCGCTGGCCCAACCGAGCGGGGCAGGGCGGTGCGCAGGTGTGTGCAGTCTGCGCTGGATGCGGTCGACGCGTACATTTCCGGCATCGGCCTCACCCTCTCGGCGGCAAAGACCGAGGCGCTGCTGGTTCACCCTCGCTACGGCGCCCGCTATGAAGTCCCGCGTCTCACCCTTCGTGGGGCGAGCCTCCCGTGGCGACGGAGAGTACGGTACCTCGGCCTCCTGGTGGACCACCGGCTCAACTGGCAACCGGCCGTTGCGGCTCTTCGCAAGGGGACCAGACGGGTGGCGTGTGCAGCACGTTCCCTCATGGCCCGCGGCCAGGGCTGCTCACCCACCCTGGCACTGCGGGTCTACAACTCGGTGGCCTCCGCGAGGGTGCTGTACGGCCTGCCGCTTGCTGACATCCATCCATCAAAGTGGGAGGCACTGGACGCGGATCACCGAGCCGTTGTTCGTCAACTCCTGTGCCTCCCACAGTCGTCGCAG GGCGCTCAACACCATCGAGCGCCAAACTTTATCGAGCGCCTGCACCGATCGCCGCACGGTCATCGGCTGGTGGACCGGTTCTTCTCTCTCCCCAACTCCTGCATGGGCCGCCGCGTCGCCGAGTTCGCCGGCTTGGTCAACTCCGGCCCCTCGTGTGCGtggctccctcccccccccccccccccgcatcgtCGACGCCGGCTCGACATCCGCACCACCGTGCCTGGGGTGAGAGGGAAGCGCAACACCGCTGCCTGCGCCCTGCGGCAGGAGACGGCTGCGGTCATCGAGGAGCAGCTCGCCGGCCGCGTGCTTGTTTACACGGACGGCTCTGTGCTCCGGGACGGCGCGGCTTCGGCTGCCTGCTTCGCCCCCGAGCTCTCGGCGCAGAGCCAATGCCGTGTCTTGCACGCGGTGTCCTCCACGCATGCCGAGCTGGCGGCCATCGACCTGGCGGCCAAACTGCTGTACCAGCGGCGGGTTGCACGGGCGGCCATCCTGACCGACTCACGGGCGGCGCTCTGCTTGCTGGCCGGAGAGGACCACGGCCCCACGCTGATCCAGCGGCTCCACCGTAAGCTGGACGGCGTCTGCGAGCTGGGATGCGACCTCGTCTTCCAATGGGTGCCCTCGCACGTTGGATTGCCCGGGAACGAGGAAGCTGACCGGCTCGCAAAGGAGGCCCACACCTTGCCAGTGCCCCGGTCTCTACTGGTGACGCCCTTCGATGTTGCTCGCCACACTGTTGCTGGCTACCTCCGGTCGTGGCACCCTGACCCACGCGTTGCCGCCGGCAGTCCCCCGAAGTTGCTGCCGCGCAGGGGCTTGGGCCGCCGTGATCGCGCTCTGCTCCTGCGTCTCCGCATCGGGTGCTGTCGGACGGCTGAGCGCGTGCACCGCTTGTCGGGACTCGGCTCGCCCTACTGCGACAGCTGCTCCGGTGTCGAAACCTTGGACCACGTTCTTCTGCAGTGCCCCGCGTACGCAGCAGAGCGTGGCCCTCTTCTTGCCGCCTACCGTCGCCTCGGGATCCCGTCCGACAGCGCACGGGGGCTCCTGTTTCCTGCGACGCATCCCTCCATCGCCAAGCGGGCCTACGCGGCTCTCCTTGAGTATCTGGAGGATACAAACCTGTGTCAGCGGCTCTAA